In Stomoxys calcitrans chromosome 2, idStoCalc2.1, whole genome shotgun sequence, the following proteins share a genomic window:
- the LOC106082978 gene encoding calmodulin-like protein 4 gives MARYFKEQDIDEFRECFYLFARSGQITTLDELTVIMRSLGLSPTIQELISYLKKKGGKMSFADFLEIMHQHSKVENLPDEVIGAFKAADTQNTGLIPARQLRTLLQTWGEGLSGREVDNIFREANVGNNSMVRYADFVKIACAPVPDYY, from the exons ATG gCTCGTTACTTCAAGGAACAAGATATTGATG AATTCCGTGAATGTTTCTATTTGTTTGCTCGTTCGGGACAAATAACCACTTTGGATGAATTAACCGTTATCATGAGATCATTGGGCTTATCTCCTACCATACAAGAGCTTATAAGTTATCTTAAAAAGAAAGGAGGTAAAATGAGCTTTGCCGATTTCTTGGAAATTATGCATCAACATTCAAAAGTTGAAAATCTCCCGGATGAGGTTATCGGAGCCTTCAAAGCAGCAGATACTCAAAATACGGGACTTATACCGGCGCGTCAATTACGCACATTACTTCAAACCTGGGGTGAAGGTTTATCGGGAAGAGAG GTTGATAATATTTTTCGTGAGGCAAATGTTGGTAACAACAGCATGGTACGTTATgctgattttgtaaaaattgcatGTGCACCCGTTCCAGATTATTACTAG
- the LOC106082974 gene encoding small ribosomal subunit protein uS10 — protein MAAAGKDIEKPQGADSSSVHRIRITLTSRNVRSLENVCRDLINGAKNQNLRVKGPVRMPTKTLRITTRKTPCGEGSKTWDRFQMRIHKRIIDLHSPSEIVKKITSINIEPGVEVEVTIAN, from the exons ATG GCTGCTGCAGGCAAAGATATTGAGAAACCCCAAGGTGCTGATTCCTCATCGGTACATCGCATCCGTATCACCTTGACCTCCAGGAATGTTCGTTCTTTGGAAAATGTGTGCCGCGATTTGATCAATGGCGCCAAAAACCAAAACTTGCGTGTAAAG gGTCCCGTACGCATGCCAACCAAAACTTTGCGCATCACCACCCGTAAAACACCTTGTGGTGAAGGTTCCAAAACTTGGGATCGTTTCCAG atGAGAATTCACAAGCGTATTATCGATTTGCATTCTCCTTCTGAAATCGTTAAGAAGATCACCTCCATCAACATCGAACCTGGCGTAGAAGTTGAGGTCACCATTGCCAACTAA
- the LOC106082973 gene encoding Fanconi anemia group D2 protein homolog encodes MYRNRKFGKAARTKSTDSNDGKRPLNTINENSTIKIPRLNNEEDRGKDNDVDDLDEMFSSEENIPASQEPTQRYLSQRSTIAATLGRTQSRINSSQRPPNTYFELVLMKAGVQLNEGDNFVLSCDHVAFVGKLREQLDRNKNFKDNFEMFKNGLRDSWSRFALKLLTGCTISIPGEESVYQSQDSMIVNFFMIDCLRDRVLDLLLDKIENIACNKATTSSTAAIVPLLPLMLAQLQYVANTHSDVIYERMKKVFEKATENAKWDIIANAELILSPTKHDDFAKLLMESIANSAELFKSVNIQTLTNLNLSAYTQEKLRAKILAYIKGGQCPKKVLPLLIKFLLKILMEDNDDSMKELVTTLREILNWNDNDETTLANDKQLQLELFSYIEQGFTRSKKFYSIWQKTIASLKSIHFKAIDFTIILLLLHIKEDNSLYIENMLRRHIRQISTSLVQEIRKKYAPMLEQHWNILMQIINCFLRDKHKPVVDFARVACGSFFDISESVQKLILKKLLELTCEKSNQNTTNFALQMLRDLWQLYPKILHNWGMLLLPFLDHIHEMSLSQTRIVMELLSSIAFPAPTLDECTTLQDQIDMLIKKQIINRNNSVKKQGIISAVQLIDCIARVEECVIQAEDFETTFNTVSDLPDGRGKIAANYMVRIQSSTMNSPECLALFYDELANVCSAGGEDRANGLHLDIPFVIWLCELMTYYFQNSFVAEHNPEPIHGINLMYMKCINSPIDANTEESELPQIAINIAELVLKPSNEAISSILVLSPLFNLVRVLHMQRYEGSLEIINALLGCAIILPSFFDDPNLDAIFYDYDESMQKKILDIYFHCVNWIRETVSSFATQRENMIRKKVLQRLAELISIEDKIRELIQKAPRDYMPPQCHFINDNLLANSKTAGGGGGRGRPATTAGTNKRGNKTKVVVHPESQSTTMNETELNDTAMVTRVADVTNKLAVSNKAKTISKNNFENLYGPKEIYRQMDTNIILVLKEKLNIKYPLPTECVGEEMGLLELRFILTDLVSKLESVVGIQKFQTEQPLQYIAKPGDFMCDISEFISIVGNNMKIISNAINSKLEEVQRVYSHADLFTNEFNLLKVCFGLCLRLLVAYFSWSEWFVSEQRINKLKESLLVCLDRKMYQNLKSKSIGIITPEVFQVFLSYETAVVDLKSAVYLYQLMVNLNVLSDKDVKPKQFQAIRSLCRTLLCRKWFNYEGLLEKGAQCNVYLDELVKGFLRESDFKRQNEILRAVCEECKNLNGKDTSLKSFPNFKKANFPLFFRGLCEILITSLNDKVTTNTLKSTDKLEFWESSCKLLNKLLEILQGLDIPRNFQIYLKYSHLYLKLVLQHGLPVFEQYLRKNPERVCDLIKTMQTTTRYLHHLCCHSKAIKNTAIVSQIPFLRETVENYVFRIKALLTANKCASVFSMGNLKNKDLHGDDLISQSASLSTATGQDSDEEIPEDDVSVDETVAGGDDSENSRNERSKSSSRSKCF; translated from the exons ATGTACCGAAATCGTAAATTTGGAAAAGCCGCTAGAACAAAGAGTACGGATTCAAATGATGGTAAAAGGCCTCTTAATACTATCAACGAAAATTCAACTATCAAAATTCCG CGCCTTAATAATGAAGAGGACAGAGGCAAAGACAACGATGTcgacgatttggatgaaatgtttAGTAGCGAGGAAAACATACCAGCATCCCAAGAACCTACTCAAAGATATTTGTCTCAGCGAAGCACTATTGCTGCTACCTTGGGCCGGACGCAGTCCAGAATAAATAGTTCCCAAAGACCTCCGAATACATATTTCGAACTGGTATTAATGAAGGCCGGTGTACAATTGAACGAAGGAgataattttgttttgt CTTGTGACCACGTAGCATTTGTTGGCAAATTACGAGAACAACttgatagaaataaaaatttcaaagataacTTCGAAATGTTTAAAAATGGCTTGCGTGATTCCTGGTCCAGATTTGCCCTTAAGCTTCTAACTGGCTGCACCATAAGTATACCGGGTGAAGAAAGCGTCTATCAGTCTCAGGATAGTATGATTGTGAACTTTTTTATGATTGATTGTTTACGAGATCGTGTTTTGGATTTGCTCTtggacaaaatcgaaaatattGCCTGTAATAAAGCTACGACCAGCTCAACAGCGGCAATTGTTCCACTATTACCATTGATGTTGGCCCAATTACAGTATGTTGCAAATACCCATAGTGATGTTATCTATGAACGTATGAAAAAGGTTTTTGAGAAAGCCACGGAAAATGCGAAAtgggatatcatagcaaatgcTGAGCTGATATTAAGTCCTACTAAACATGATGATTTTGCCAAACTTTTGAT GGAATCCATTGCAAATAGCGCGGAATTGTTCAAAAGTGTAAATATACAAACTTTGACTAACCTCAATCTATCGGCGTATACACAAGAGAAGTTAAGAGCTAAGATATTGGCATATATTAAAGGCGGACAATGTCCCAAGAAG gTTCTTCCTCTTCTAATTAAATTTCTACTTAAAATTCTTATGGAAGACAATGATGATAGCATGAAGGAG CTAGTGACCACACTAAGAGAAATTCTCAATTGGAATGATAATGATGAAACAACTTTGGCAAATGACAAACAACTGCAATTGGAACTATTTTCCTACATAGAACAGGGTTTTACACGTTCCAAGAAGTTCTATTCCATATGGCAAAAAACCATAGCATCTTTAAAATCTATTCATTTCAA AGCTATTGATTTTACAATAATATTGTTATTGTTACACATAAAAGAAGACAATTCGTTGTATATAGAAAATATG TTACGTCGCCATATCAGGCAGATATCGACTTCATTGGTTCAAGAAATTCGAAAGAAATATGCTCCAATGCTAGAACAACATTGGAATATTTTGATGCAAATCATAAATTGTTTTCTACGAGACAAACACAAACCAGTGGTGGATTTTGCAAGAGTCGCCTGTGG CTCCTTTTTTGATATCTCGGAATCTGTTCAGAAGcttatattgaaaaaattattggaaTTGACTTGCGAAAAGTCCAATCAgaatacaacaaattttgccttgCAAATGTTACGAGATctatggcagttgtatccaaAAATTCTACATAACTGGGGCATGTTATTACTG CCTTTCTTAGATCACATTCATGAAATGTCATTATCACAAACTCGTATTGTCATGGAATTATTATCATCTATTGCATTTCCTGCACCTACATTGGATGAATGTACCACATTGCAAGATCAAATAGATATGTTGATTAAAAAGcagattataaatcgaaataatTC GGTCAAGAAACAGGGCATTATAAGTGCTGTACAATTAATCGATTGTATAGCACGCGTCGAGGAATGTGTCATACAAGCTGAAGACTTTGAAACTACATTCAATACTGTAAGTGATTTGCCAGATGGTAGAGGTAAAATAGCAGCAAACTATATGG TGCGCATACAATCCTCGACCATGAATTCTCCCGAATGTTTAGCTTTGTTCTACGATGAATTAGCGAATGTATGCTCCGCTGGCGGAGAAGATCGTGCAAATGGTCTACACTTGGATATTCCATTTGTTATTTGGTTATGTGAACTTATGACatattattttcaaaatagCTTCGTAGCTGAGCATAATCCAGAACCCATACA CGGCATAAACTTAATGTATATGAAATGTATCAATTCACCCATAGATGCAAATACCGAAGAAAGCGAACTACCTCAAATTGCCATAAATATTGCAGAGTTGGTTTTAAAGCCAAGTAATGA AGCTATTTCATCCATCCTGGTATTGTCGCCACTTTTCAATTTAGTGCGTGTTCTGCACATGCAACGCTATGAAGGAAGTTTAGAAATCATCAATGCCCTATTGGGATGTGCCATCATATTGCCAAGTTTTTTCGACGATCCTAATCTAGATGCCATTTTCTATGACTACGATGAGTCCATGCAAAAGAAGATACTTGATATATACTTTCATTGTGTCAATTGGATACGGGAAACAGTGAGCTCCTTTGCTACACAACGTGAAAATATGATACGCAAGAAGGTGTTACAGCGTTTAGCTGAGCTAATAAGCATTGAAGACAAAATCAGGGAATTAATCCAAAAAGCACCGCGGGACTATATGCCGCCACAGTGTCACTTCATAAATGACAATTTATTGGCAAATAGTAAAACTGCTGGTGGTGGCGGTGGCAGAGGACGTCCTGCCACTACTGCTGGAACTAACAAAAGGGGTAACAAGACTAAAGTAGTAGTTCACCCAGAGAGCCAATCCACGACTATGAATGAAACGGAATTAAATGACACTGCGATGGTAACTCGAGTGGCTGATGTTACCAACAAACTAGCGGTATCGAATAAAGCAAAaactatttcaaaaaataattttgaaaatctaTACGGGCCCAAAGAGATTTATAG GCAAATGGATACCAATATCATTTTGGTCTTAAAGGAGAAACTTAACATAAAATATCCCTTACCCACTGAATGCGTAGGTGAGGAAATGGGCCTATTGGAGCTGCGATTTATACTCACGGACTTAGTGAGTAAACTAGAGTCTGTGGTTGgcatacaaaaatttcaaaccgAACAACCCCTACAATATATTGCCAAACCAGGAGATTTTATGTGTGACATATCCGAATTTATTTCCATTGTGGGCAATAATATGAAAATT ATATCGAATGCCATTAATTCAAAATTAGAGGAAGTCCAACGTGTCTATAGCCATGCAGACCTATTTACGAATGAATTCAATCTTTTGAAGGTTTGCTTTGGCTTATGCTTACGTCTGTTGGTGGCCTATTTTTCTTGGTCCGAATGGTTCGTAAGCGAACAGCGCATCAACAAATTAAAAG AGTCTCTTTTAGTTTGCCTTGATCGCAaaatgtatcaaaatttaaagtcAAAATCTATTGGCATAATAACTCCCGAAGTTTTCCAAGTTTTTCTATCCTATGAAACAGCGGTGGTTGATTTAAAATCGGCTGTTTATCTCTATCAATTAATGGTTAATTTGAATGTGTTATCCGATAAAGATGTGAAGCCCAAACAATTCCAAGCAATAC gttctTTGTGTCGCACTCTGCTATGTCGTAAATGGTTTAATTATGAGGGTCTACTCGAGAAGGGCGCCCAATGCAATGTGTATTTGGATGAATTGGTAAAGGGATTCTTGCGAGAATCAGACTTTAAAAGACAAAATGAGATATTGCGTGCTGTGTGCGAAGAGTGCAAAAACCTAAATGGCAAAGACACTTCCCTAaaatcttttccaaatttcaaaaa AGCAAATTTCCCTCTTTTCTTTCGGGGTTTGTGTGAGATTCTTATAACGTCTCTTAACGACAAAGTCACCACCAACACATTAAAATCAACGGATAAACTCGAGTTTTGGGAATCTAGCTGCAAGCTACTGAATAAGCTACTGGAGATACTGCAAGGATTAGATATACcgagaaattttcaaatataccTTAAA TACTCCCacttatatttaaaattggtgCTTCAGCATGGATTGCCTGTGTTTGAAcagtatttgagaaaaaatccCGAACGTGTGTGTGATCTGATTAAAACTATGCAGACCACCACCAGATATCTGCATCACTTATGCTGTCATTCCAAA GCCATTAAAAATACGGCTATTGTTAGCCAAATTCCTTTCCTAAGAGAGACTGTTGAGAATTATGTATTTCGTATCAAAGCCTTGCTTAcagccaataaatgtgcttccGTATTTTCCATGGGCAACttgaaaaataaagatttgCATGGAGATGATTTAATATCACAG TCCGCTTCCTTGAGTACAGCCACTGGCCAAGATAGTGATGAGGAAATCCCCGAAGATGATGTAAGTGTAGACGAAACAGTTGCAGGAGGCGATGATTCAGAAAATTCACGAAATGAACGAAGTAAATCCTCTTCAAGAAGCAAATGTTTTTAA